The genomic DNA TCCCTATGTACACAATAAAATTCACGAACTTCACCAGTTGTGCCAAATCTGAATTGCAGATGCACAAAATCCGCGATTTATCATCATGGTAGTGGTGCTCTACCATGTATTGCCATCTTCTCGCCATGTTGCCTTGATTCTCGAACAGGGTGATGACCCTCCAATATTATGTTCGGGGGAACAATGATGAAGTTCGTATGCTGGTTGATGATAGCAAGCAAGAGTGTTCTCAGTCTCCTCCAGAGTCACAAGCAACAAAGACAGTCAGGCCGAGGTTGCTTTATCAAATGCCACTCATCCGTAAACTTGTTGGTCGACGCGGTCGATAATTCTTCATGGGTACACACATGTTGAGACGAATATTCAGCTCAAAATGAGCATTTTTCCTGGAATTTATATGGCATATGTGTCGGGATTTTGGGTTCATTTCTTCTTCCAGATACCCACCCGAAAATCGGGTCGGTTTTAAACTGGTATTGGCCCTAAGTGGGAGAAACATGGGGGGGCCCAATATCATTCTTTTGGCCCGCCTCAGCACATGCGAGTATGTGCTCATCAACAttcaatttgatatttttttgctTAGTGACTTGCTCACTGATATTAGCTTTAGATGAAACCAATATGAATGGCCAATGTATCTTGTGGAATGCCAGCAGGAATGCAGCATCTAACAACCCTTAACTACGttattttttcgtttttttttcaatttacgAGCTATATTATGTATCAGTAATAACGTGATGTCACTGCTCCATAAAATAccttaaaaattatgattccTTTTATATCCTATATCAAACATAACACACATTAAATTGATATACTCTAAAGTAGTTACAGCTTGTTACGTACATTGCTAAGTATAACCGAGACAAACTTCTATAGTAACCGAGTATTTAAGCCAAGTTTTTACCTCCACGAATAGCGACCAAACTTGTAGATGGCTGCAACGTCATCTCAAGGTCAAGGTCTTATTCTTGTGATGACTAGCACAAGGGCAAGTGGTCCACATTCAATGTGTGCCAAGAGTCTACACTCACCATGCGTGATTTTCATTGCTAACCCCATCGTCGCTCTATACCGCATCGATTAAAGTTGTTGAAAAGGAACTAACTCAGGTCGTTATTTTATCAGCCTTATCATTCCTCTGTGTATATTGGAGTTGACTAATTTCAGGGCATTTCTATGAACATTGGTCTTGAATGAAATGCTTAACCTCTATATGAAGGATGTCATTGTATCTTCTACTGAGAATGGTTAAAATCGAGTGGATCAATAAATTAGATTGCTGCTACAATAACAATTtaagaaaaactgaaatttgaTGTCCACGCAAAAAGCTAACATCCAAAATAGATCACTAACAAGAATATTCTCAAAAATGCCACAACATGAAGTTTTGGGCcaaaatttaaacaaaaacTGGGTTGCAAATTAACATCTacggaaaaagaaaactcTGCAATGCGGGTCTATGTTATCAGAAGCTCAAAGGTGATGAATATAATCTTTAGCTCAGATTCCATTGTAAAAATCGTCTACTCATCATCTTCATTGTCATCTACTCCAACAGCTGAGTTGATGGCATTGAGTCACTCGATCAAACGAGCCTTCCTTTCCTCATATGTTAGCTTCTTCAAGTTGTATATGTTGAAGAAGAGGGGTTAAATTGATTCAGTACCCACCAGAATCGAGAGTACCCCTAACGTAATTCCGGCAGTTAGGGGCCTCGATCCCGACAACCCACCCCCTACTGGGGTCACCAACGCCATCTGTGGTCACCAGCGACCACAACTGAGGGAGTTAGTGGTTGACAGTGAGGCCTCCACCGCCGACCACTGCTCCTCTTCCATCCCCTTTGATTTTGctcttttcttgattttttttatttctagaaaacaattttattgttacataaaatattatgGGTCCTACTTTAGCTATCATCATAAGCCACGTGGTATCGGTAATACGCATCAGCATTTTCCATTCAAATTAACGGAAAAGTCGACATCGTACTAGAATTTGTGTCAAATCAATAGTTTATGCATTTttgaattaaggaaaaaaatcgtACCAGATTGATAAAGTGTtgatttacttatttatttatttttggttattaACCCAGTACATTATATTTCACAAGCAAGCGGGTGACTAATGAATTTAGAATCCtctatatatttcttcatGAGCCGACATTGGAGCTTCATCTTTCATTGTTAAACTGGTGTTCGGTGATGGGTCAATGATCTTAGTTGAGGTCATGACGAGAACTGTGATGGTTTCTAAAATCACAAATAAGATGTATAGTATAGGTTGATGTCTTGGAGTAACATATAAGAAAACTTCCCTGTAATTTTGTTTGTTCCATAAGCTCTCAAATGGAACTTTATCTGGGATTACGAGACCTATGCTAATGGCAAATTGACAGGATTCTAAGACTGACCCATGTTAATCCTACAAGAGTTCATCATGAACCCGTTCTGCTCATCAATATGATGTCTCCCTTGGCTGGCAAAACTAGCCAAGTCTTGTATTCAACATCAAAACAATGTCTTACTGAGCTCGTAATAGTTAGAAATCAAACCTCTTCCTACATTGCCCCTCATCTATTCATATCTTCCTCATATCACAAGGGAATGAGAAGCTCCGAGAACATAGAATGCAGAATATTGAgagaacatgcaagcaaagatGATTGAGTTCCCAAAGTTCAGGCCGCAAATTCTTTCTAAACCAGTAGAAGCTTTGAAGAAACCACGAAACAATGGTTCAAACATCGAGCtcaaaaagagaaacaagaGACACAAAGCGACCAACATACCAGACACTGACTGGAATGCTTACCTTCTTGGGAGGATGAACCACATTCTTCTTCCCAGGGAAGGCATTACGAGAGATGTCCACAAGGGCCTTGAAGCAAAGTGGCTCATGCATGGACAATTCTGACAGAACTTTCCAGTTCAGCTGGATGTTCTCCTTCATCAACCCGTGCATGAAGTTACCGTAATTGACCTGAAAATCAATACAAATGGCCGTAAGACTATGAGATTATATGCAAAAGTTCATCCACTGCAAATGCCCATGttgttttggaaaaaaattaatatgttgaTGAGGTAAATAACCAATTTCAAGAAAACAATTGGTGCTCAAGCACAAGCCAACAATTATCGAATAAAAACCACCCAAATATCCAACAAATAGTTCATGTTAAAGTTCCGGTATAACATATGTGCTTAACCAtgacatatacacacatatataagaaATGCTAAGATGATTTGCATGGCTAGTTTGAAATCTCAAAGGACTAAAGTTTCTTGAATCCTTAAAAACCGCTATTTCTTATCCTCCAATAGAACTTCGGCTTACACAGCAAATAGGGGATGAAAGTCATTAactgaaaatattttctaacTCCCATTGAAGTAGAAGATACCGTTTTTTGCATCTTAGTTCTCATCTCAGCGTTCATGAAAGACCTTCTATAGCAGTTGATGTTACTCATGAAAAAcctatttctttttatatatgagTCAAACATGGCATCAAGAGAATGTTCAGAAAGTAGAAAAGCCAAGTCGGAACGAGCACAATGAACTACTTTCCATGCTTTACGGGCAAAGAATACTCATCAACCACACCACAATACTCATCTCTACACTTGGGAGATTCACGGATGAAGCTTACTCATCCCGGCAAGGGTAAATAACATGATATCGTCAACAGTATTATCCAAAGTTCCATTTAGCTCATATTCAGAATACGTGCTTCAAGCTGATAAACGAAACCAAATATATGAGACACAAGAAGGGAAAAATCATTGAAAATTTAGAACAACCAGTCTTtcgatatatatgtaaaaaaaaagacggaCGGTACATACTGAGTGGAGGCGAGTGCCGGCGTTGATGCGCTGGATCCAGAGAGACCGCATATCACGCTTCTTGTTGCGGCGGTCTCTGTAGGAGTACTGCAGCGCTTTCTCGACCCTCTCCCTCGCGATTCTAATGCAGTTCTTCGCCCTGCCTCGGAAACCCTTAGCCAGGTTGAACACCTTTTTCTTAttcatcttcctcctcctgctttccttctcttcttctgcAAGAAgaagtaaataaatttttaaaagtaaattattttaattaaattactaaaaattatgtttattaataaaattaattattttaataatttaataagcataattatctaaagaattaataaaagatTTATCTTAATAAAAACACGTTctctttcaattaaaaattatcgtatattacaatttaattactaataaaataattaacaatGAATAgacatttaataaaaatatttcaattcttaaataaatttaaaaaaattaaaatttcattcttttatgAATGAGAGCAACGTATTAAAAACACAATGAGCCCCGACTAAGGGCTGTTAAGATGGGACCCTTTCAAGAACTCAACTGCATTTTTAATCCAGAAACTTCGAAAAGTTAACCGAGTAGCGACCAAAGAATGACTTCTCAGAATACGAAGAAACAAATACTTTCAGGAGAATACATCCACTgaaaatttacccaaaaaatagAGCTTCAACAACAAAATCGTGAAAAGAACAGCCAGCAAAATTGAGCTATGGCAATAGGCAGAACTCGATCTAGGTCATCCAAAGAAAGAACTTTacatggaaagaaaaagagatgcTGCGATTTGAATCCCTCCGCTAGAGaatgaaggagaagaagaagattgtaGCATCAGTACAATCAAAACAAGCCCCATTTTCAAACAGCCCTCAATCAAGAAACACCTAAATCGGCTTCATAGCTTAAAGTCTTAAAACCTATAGGAGCAATACACGTACACAGCCAAAAGACTCAGCTGAGGATACTTTCCACATCAACAAACAAGATGGGAAACTGAAAACTCTATTCCACAACAGGATGAATGGACTCGCAGACACCGCGAATCTCACAGCAGTGAAAGGTCATCTGATTCACAACAGTGAATCGAAATAACGGAATTCGCAATTCTTACCGTAAACGACTGTTAGGAGGTTGAGTAGAATGATGCTTCACTTTCCTGGATGCGAACAGGATCCTTCGCCACAGCGACCGCTTCCTGAACAGTGATCTCAAGCTCGGAGACTTTCTCGATTCGAGTAGCGGAATCAATCGACAAAgccctaaatttgaattttttagaGTTCGGGTCGATGATCTGCTTCTTCTGCAAAAAGAAACATCGCCAATCACTCAAATGGGTGGAAATAACTAACTAGCAGTCAATCAATGGACCAAGAATGGGTGGAATGTTCAAGCCTACCTGCTTCGGCTCAAGGGAGGTCCGCGAGCTTCGTCTGTCTTGTTGCTGCTTCTTCTGGCAGTGTAGCAGCGGAGATCAACACCTGAACCCTTTTCCGTGGCGGTGGAGGGAGGAATCGACAATGGATGCAGGAGGAATCGAAGACGAGATGTTCGATTGCTCTGCTAGGGTTTATCAAGCTCTGACGAACACGAAAATGGGGCTTCTCTGCAAGAAATAGCAGGATGGCATGCGATCAACGAAAATTCTAAATGATGCAGAACTTACAACTTGTAAAAGCACAAGTTAATCCGATGGTGAAAGCAAATGTAGCAAGTGAAAATCCCCAGGAGATGGCAATTAACGGGATGCCGTTGGTGATAGTAATACAACGGGCACAATGCTGCAATGAGACATATTAACACCATCATCCAAAAGATCCAATCAGACAAATTAACCGAACCATAAAGATTTTCCCTATATGGaatttctctgtttttgttCTACATGAACAAGCTCGGCTATAGAATTACCAATCGAGGGTTTCATTCATTTCCGATTGATTATGGTATCCGATTGATTATGGTATCATAGTTCCTCATAGAATTCAAAACCTGAAGCTACAACATCCAGATTTTCCTTCATAACTTGCTAATCGACTGATCGGGATATGAATATGCAGGCAAGGCAACATCTTCAATTCAAACAATCAATATGCTGTGACAACATACAAATTATCCAGAACACAatgtataaattataatgCTATTTCATCAAACCCTTTCACAGAGATTTCATAGAATAGGTGTTGCCTGTGAGTAGGGGAACGTG from Punica granatum isolate Tunisia-2019 chromosome 2, ASM765513v2, whole genome shotgun sequence includes the following:
- the LOC116193664 gene encoding uncharacterized protein LOC116193664, whose amino-acid sequence is MNKKKVFNLAKGFRGRAKNCIRIARERVEKALQYSYRDRRNKKRDMRSLWIQRINAGTRLHSVNYGNFMHGLMKENIQLNWKVLSELSMHEPLCFKALVDISRNAFPGKKNVVHPPKKVSIPVSVWYVGRFVSLVSLFELDV